The following proteins are encoded in a genomic region of Lachnospiraceae bacterium KM106-2:
- a CDS encoding uracil-DNA glycosylase, family 1, whose protein sequence is MPAISNDWQEKLKPEFKKEYYKKLYVKVVEEYKGRYPIYPPAEDIFNAFHFTPLSEVKCVILGQDPYHEPGQAHGLCFSVKPEVEIPPSLKNIYQELKDDLGCYIPNNGYLEKWAKEGVFMLNTVLTVRAHQANSHRGIGWEEFTDAAISILNQIDRPIVFILWGSPAKKKAQFLNNPKHLILSSAHPSPLSAYRGFFGSKPFSKTNQFLEEHGIDPIDWQIDNI, encoded by the coding sequence ATGCCAGCGATTTCAAATGATTGGCAAGAAAAGCTAAAGCCAGAATTTAAAAAGGAATATTATAAGAAACTATATGTCAAAGTTGTGGAAGAATACAAGGGGAGATATCCGATTTATCCGCCTGCAGAAGATATTTTTAATGCATTTCACTTTACGCCATTAAGCGAAGTTAAGTGTGTAATTCTTGGACAGGACCCTTATCATGAACCTGGGCAGGCTCATGGATTGTGTTTTAGCGTAAAACCAGAAGTAGAGATTCCGCCATCACTTAAGAATATCTATCAAGAATTAAAGGATGATCTGGGATGTTATATCCCAAACAATGGTTATCTTGAGAAGTGGGCCAAGGAAGGAGTATTTATGTTAAATACTGTTTTGACCGTGCGAGCTCATCAAGCAAATTCTCATCGTGGAATTGGCTGGGAAGAATTCACGGATGCAGCAATCTCAATCTTGAACCAGATCGATCGGCCCATCGTCTTTATTCTTTGGGGAAGTCCGGCAAAGAAAAAGGCACAGTTTTTAAACAACCCTAAACATTTAATCTTATCGTCAGCGCATCCTAGTCCATTGTCAGCTTATCGTGGATTTTTTGGAAGTAAACCATTCAGTAAGACGAACCAATTCTTAGAGGAGCATGGAATCGATCCAATTGATTGGCAAATTGACAATATTTAA